The proteins below come from a single Parazoarcus communis genomic window:
- a CDS encoding c-type cytochrome produces the protein MSHWKRAVISSLLALCASSAAWAADFPEVDLARAEEISMGRCFLCHGAEGESTTALYPRLAGQHYQYIAKQLADFKAGRRQSDTMVNMAADLSPEEMLALGVYFEQKPTRAQDVQDGELAAIGRFIFRRGNEYSGVAACASCHGERGLGTSQLPRLAGQVPQYIERQLRSFNTRNRTNDNAVMHSIASRLTELEIRSVALYISSLN, from the coding sequence ATGAGTCACTGGAAACGTGCGGTAATTTCGAGCTTGCTGGCGCTCTGCGCGTCGTCCGCAGCCTGGGCGGCAGACTTTCCCGAGGTTGATCTTGCCCGTGCGGAAGAGATCAGCATGGGGCGCTGCTTTCTTTGCCACGGTGCAGAAGGCGAGAGCACAACCGCGCTGTATCCGCGCCTGGCCGGGCAGCACTATCAGTACATCGCCAAGCAGCTGGCCGACTTCAAGGCCGGTCGGCGTCAGAGCGACACCATGGTGAACATGGCAGCCGACCTCTCTCCCGAGGAGATGCTGGCCCTCGGTGTCTATTTCGAGCAGAAGCCGACGCGTGCGCAGGACGTGCAGGATGGCGAACTGGCGGCGATCGGTCGCTTCATCTTCCGCCGCGGAAACGAGTATTCCGGCGTGGCCGCCTGTGCGTCCTGTCATGGAGAGCGGGGGCTCGGGACGTCGCAATTGCCCCGGCTGGCGGGGCAGGTGCCGCAGTACATCGAGAGACAGTTGCGCTCGTTCAACACGCGCAACCGCACCAATGACAACGCGGTGATGCATTCGATTGCCTCCAGGCTGACGGAACTGGAGATCAGGTCTGTCGCCCTCTACATCAGTTCCTTGAACTGA
- the rpmB gene encoding 50S ribosomal protein L28: MARVCQVTGKAPMVGNNVSHANNKTKRRFLPNLQNRRFWSESENRWIRLRVSNAGLRTIDKKGIDIVVAELRARGEKL; encoded by the coding sequence ATGGCTCGCGTCTGCCAAGTGACCGGTAAAGCACCGATGGTGGGAAACAACGTTTCCCACGCAAACAACAAAACCAAGCGTCGTTTTCTCCCCAACCTGCAAAACCGTCGGTTCTGGAGCGAATCCGAGAACCGCTGGATCCGCCTGCGCGTATCCAATGCCGGTCTGCGGACGATCGACAAGAAGGGCATCGACATCGTCGTTGCCGAACTTCGTGCCCGCGGCGAAAAGCTTTAA
- the clpA gene encoding ATP-dependent Clp protease ATP-binding subunit ClpA has translation MIAQELEVSLHMAFVEARQKRHEFITVEHLLLALLDNPSAAEVLRACAANTDELRRELTNFINEHTPKVEGSDEIDTQPTLGFQRVIQRAILHVQSSGKKEVTGANVLVAIFGEKDSHAVYFLQRQNISRLDVVNFISHGIAKTPQGGASAQNRSEPEQGEQEQEEKSAGGALENYTQNLNQQVLMGKIDPLIGRDKEVERVIQTLCRRRKNNPLLVGEAGVGKTAIAEGLAHRIVEGRVPEILENAQVFSLDMGALLAGTKYRGDFEQRLKAVLKQLVENKDAVLFIDEIHTLIGAGAASGGTLDASNLLKPALSSGQLKCIGATTYNEFRQIFEKDHALSRRFQKVDVVEPSVAETVEILKGLKSRFEEHHGIKYSASALASAAELSAKYINDRHLPDKAIDVIDEAGAAQRILPKSKQKKTVGKNEIEETVAKIARIPPRSVSNDDKTALKTLERDLKNVVFGQNAAIDALAKAIKMSRSGLGNPAKPIGSFLFSGPTGVGKTEVARQLAYTLGIDLVRFDMSEYMERHAVSRLIGAPPGYVGFDQGGLLTEQITKKPHCVLLLDEIEKAHPDIYNILLQVMDHGALTDNNGRQADFRNVIIIMTTNAGAETMQKSVIGFSAKREAGDELADIKRMFSPEFRNRLDATISFKALDSDIILRVVDKFLMQLEAQLHDKKVEAHFTDELKAWLAEQGFDPLMGARPMARLIQDTIRSALADELLFGRLASGGKVTIDLDEDDKVKLVFDQPEVATA, from the coding sequence ATGATCGCGCAAGAACTTGAAGTTAGCCTGCACATGGCCTTTGTCGAAGCACGGCAGAAGCGTCATGAGTTCATCACGGTGGAGCACCTGCTGCTCGCACTGCTCGACAACCCCTCTGCCGCTGAGGTGCTTCGCGCCTGCGCCGCCAATACCGACGAACTTCGTCGGGAACTGACCAACTTCATCAACGAGCACACTCCCAAGGTTGAAGGGAGTGACGAGATCGACACCCAGCCGACGCTTGGCTTCCAGCGCGTCATCCAGCGCGCAATCCTGCACGTCCAGTCGTCGGGGAAAAAGGAAGTCACCGGGGCGAACGTACTGGTGGCGATTTTCGGCGAGAAGGATTCGCATGCCGTCTATTTCCTCCAGCGGCAGAACATCTCGCGCCTTGATGTGGTGAATTTCATCTCCCACGGCATTGCAAAAACGCCCCAGGGTGGTGCATCCGCTCAGAATCGCAGCGAACCCGAACAGGGCGAGCAGGAGCAGGAAGAAAAATCCGCCGGTGGCGCGCTCGAGAACTACACCCAGAACCTCAACCAGCAAGTACTGATGGGCAAGATCGACCCGCTCATCGGACGCGACAAGGAAGTCGAACGCGTCATCCAGACGCTGTGCCGTCGGCGCAAGAACAACCCGCTGCTGGTCGGCGAAGCAGGCGTCGGCAAAACGGCGATTGCAGAAGGCCTGGCACATCGCATCGTGGAAGGACGCGTGCCGGAGATTCTCGAGAACGCGCAGGTCTTCTCGCTGGACATGGGCGCCCTGCTCGCGGGCACCAAGTACCGTGGCGACTTCGAGCAGCGCCTCAAGGCAGTGCTCAAGCAGCTGGTAGAGAACAAGGATGCAGTCCTGTTCATCGACGAGATCCACACGCTGATTGGCGCAGGCGCGGCATCGGGCGGTACGCTTGATGCATCCAACCTGCTCAAGCCGGCGCTGTCCTCCGGACAGTTGAAGTGCATCGGCGCGACAACCTATAACGAGTTCCGTCAGATCTTCGAGAAGGACCATGCCCTGTCACGCCGCTTCCAGAAAGTGGACGTGGTGGAACCCTCGGTGGCCGAAACGGTGGAGATCCTCAAGGGGCTGAAGTCGCGCTTCGAGGAGCACCACGGCATCAAGTACTCGGCGTCCGCTCTTGCCAGTGCGGCGGAGTTGTCGGCCAAGTACATCAATGACCGTCATCTTCCCGACAAGGCGATCGATGTCATCGACGAGGCTGGCGCCGCACAGCGCATCCTGCCCAAGTCGAAGCAGAAGAAGACCGTCGGCAAGAACGAGATCGAGGAAACGGTCGCCAAGATCGCCCGCATTCCGCCGCGCTCGGTCTCCAACGACGACAAGACCGCACTCAAGACGCTTGAGCGTGACCTCAAGAACGTCGTGTTCGGTCAGAACGCAGCCATCGATGCGCTTGCGAAGGCCATCAAGATGTCCCGCTCCGGCCTGGGCAACCCGGCAAAGCCCATCGGCTCCTTCCTGTTCTCCGGCCCGACCGGGGTGGGCAAGACCGAAGTGGCCCGTCAGCTCGCCTATACGCTCGGTATCGACCTGGTACGGTTCGACATGTCGGAGTACATGGAGCGTCACGCGGTCAGCCGCCTGATCGGCGCACCACCGGGTTACGTCGGCTTCGACCAGGGCGGCCTGCTCACCGAGCAGATCACCAAGAAGCCGCACTGCGTGCTCCTGCTCGACGAGATCGAGAAGGCGCACCCCGACATCTACAACATCCTGCTGCAGGTCATGGATCATGGCGCCCTGACCGACAACAACGGCAGGCAGGCGGACTTCCGCAACGTGATCATCATCATGACCACCAACGCGGGCGCCGAGACGATGCAGAAGTCGGTGATCGGCTTCTCCGCCAAGCGTGAAGCAGGTGACGAGTTGGCCGACATCAAGCGCATGTTCTCGCCTGAGTTCCGCAACCGGCTCGACGCGACGATCTCGTTCAAGGCACTCGACAGCGACATCATCCTGCGCGTTGTCGACAAGTTCCTGATGCAACTTGAGGCCCAGCTGCACGATAAGAAGGTGGAAGCGCACTTCACCGACGAGCTCAAGGCATGGCTGGCCGAGCAGGGCTTCGATCCGCTGATGGGTGCCCGGCCGATGGCGAGACTGATTCAGGACACCATCCGCTCGGCACTGGCGGACGAGCTCCTGTTCGGGCGCCTCGCCAGCGGCGGCAAGGTCACGATCGATCTCGACGAGGACGACAAGGTCAAGCTGGTGTTCGATCAGCCGGAAGTGGCAACCGCCTGA
- the radC gene encoding RadC family protein: protein MAITDWPECERPREKLLGSGAHALTDSELLALFLRVGIRGQTAVDLARNLLTRFGSLTRLCNASAEEFAAVPGMGLAKYAQLQAVMELARRALAEQMSERSLFDSPTAVRDWLQLHLGHLPHETFCILLLDARNRLIEAVDLFRGTLTQTSVYPREVVKLALEHNAAAVILAHNHPSGAAEPSTADELLTRTLRNALDLVDIRILDHFIVPAHGRPLSFAERGLL, encoded by the coding sequence ATGGCAATCACCGACTGGCCCGAATGCGAACGTCCTCGAGAAAAACTGCTTGGCAGTGGCGCGCACGCCCTTACCGACTCGGAACTGCTCGCCCTGTTTCTGCGCGTCGGCATCCGCGGACAGACCGCCGTCGACCTCGCACGCAATCTGCTGACCCGCTTCGGCTCACTCACACGACTGTGCAATGCCAGCGCAGAAGAGTTCGCCGCCGTTCCCGGCATGGGGCTGGCGAAGTATGCCCAACTGCAGGCGGTGATGGAACTGGCCCGACGCGCATTGGCCGAGCAGATGAGCGAACGCAGCCTGTTCGACTCACCCACCGCCGTCCGCGACTGGTTGCAACTGCACCTTGGCCACCTGCCGCACGAAACCTTCTGCATTCTCCTCCTTGATGCCCGCAACCGCCTCATCGAAGCCGTCGACCTGTTCCGGGGCACGCTGACCCAGACCAGCGTTTACCCGCGCGAAGTCGTAAAACTGGCACTCGAACACAACGCCGCCGCCGTCATTCTCGCCCACAACCACCCGTCCGGCGCAGCCGAGCCCAGCACCGCAGACGAGTTGCTGACCCGCACCCTGCGCAATGCGCTCGACCTCGTAGACATCCGGATCCTCGATCATTTCATCGTCCCGGCCCACGGGCGGCCGCTGTCATTTGCCGAGCGCGGACTGCTCTAA
- a CDS encoding NUDIX hydrolase gives MTHPGIPTGVHVLCETADRILLMRRSGTGFFDGQYSLPGGHVEPGESVHQAAVREMREETGLRLREADLQFLGVVHRLSDTNRIDFFMLARDWAGEPAICEPTKCDHLAWFERDALPESVVPYVLAALDAGMGPWVMELGWPAEV, from the coding sequence ATGACGCATCCAGGTATTCCAACCGGTGTGCATGTGCTGTGCGAGACAGCGGACCGCATCCTGCTGATGCGTCGCTCGGGCACTGGTTTTTTTGACGGCCAGTACAGTCTTCCCGGAGGGCATGTCGAACCCGGTGAATCCGTGCATCAGGCGGCAGTGCGTGAGATGCGCGAGGAAACCGGATTACGTTTGCGCGAGGCAGACCTTCAGTTTCTCGGTGTCGTGCATCGACTGTCTGACACCAATCGCATCGATTTCTTCATGCTCGCCCGCGACTGGGCGGGGGAGCCCGCGATCTGCGAGCCGACAAAGTGTGACCATCTGGCGTGGTTTGAGCGCGACGCCTTGCCGGAATCCGTCGTGCCTTACGTCCTGGCCGCGCTCGATGCCGGCATGGGGCCGTGGGTGATGGAGCTGGGCTGGCCTGCCGAGGTCTGA
- the clpS gene encoding ATP-dependent Clp protease adapter ClpS — protein sequence MATQKQDGFVLEAKRTSTRPPPLFKVLLLNDDFTPMDFVIEVLQKFFAMDRERATRVMLQVHREGMGVCGVFPRDIASTKVEQVVSHARQHQHPLVCVMEEN from the coding sequence ATGGCCACTCAGAAACAAGACGGATTCGTACTGGAAGCAAAGCGGACAAGCACTCGTCCGCCCCCGCTCTTCAAGGTGCTTCTGCTAAACGACGATTTCACACCGATGGATTTCGTGATCGAAGTTCTGCAGAAATTTTTTGCCATGGACCGCGAACGCGCCACGCGGGTCATGCTCCAAGTCCACAGAGAGGGCATGGGCGTGTGTGGTGTTTTTCCACGGGACATCGCATCAACCAAGGTGGAACAGGTCGTTTCCCATGCTCGTCAGCACCAGCATCCGTTGGTATGCGTGATGGAGGAAAATTGA
- a CDS encoding response regulator gives MSNQQDHILIVDDDRDIRGLLADYLEKQGLRCTTAADGREMKAALESHRIDLIVLDVMMPGEDGLTLCRNLRAGNGPNAATPILMLTARGEDMDRILGLEMGADDYLPKPFVPRELYARIRAILRRARALPPNLEVTPSANARELHFAHWRLDTVNRHLVDEDGTVVALSGAEYRMLGVFLAHPQRVLSRDQLMEFTQGREAEVFDRSIDLLISRLRQRLGDNAREPAIIKTVRNEGYVLACEVTPGGSGKAPQ, from the coding sequence ATGTCAAACCAGCAAGACCATATCCTGATTGTTGACGACGACCGTGATATCCGCGGACTGCTCGCAGACTACCTTGAGAAGCAGGGCCTGCGCTGCACGACGGCTGCTGACGGGCGCGAGATGAAGGCCGCCCTCGAAAGCCACAGGATCGACCTGATCGTGCTCGACGTGATGATGCCCGGCGAAGACGGGCTCACCCTGTGCCGCAACCTGCGCGCCGGGAACGGGCCGAATGCGGCCACCCCGATCCTGATGCTCACTGCGCGCGGAGAGGATATGGACCGCATCCTCGGGCTTGAGATGGGCGCGGACGACTATCTGCCCAAGCCCTTTGTGCCGCGTGAGCTCTATGCACGCATCCGGGCCATTCTCCGCCGCGCACGCGCGTTGCCACCCAACCTCGAAGTCACGCCATCTGCCAACGCACGCGAACTACACTTCGCCCACTGGCGGCTCGATACCGTGAATCGTCACCTGGTGGATGAGGACGGCACGGTGGTTGCATTGTCTGGCGCCGAATATCGCATGCTCGGCGTCTTTCTCGCCCACCCCCAGCGCGTGCTGTCACGCGACCAGCTGATGGAGTTCACCCAGGGGCGCGAGGCCGAAGTGTTCGACCGCTCCATCGACCTCCTGATCAGCCGCCTGCGCCAACGCCTCGGCGACAATGCACGAGAGCCCGCAATCATAAAGACGGTGCGCAACGAAGGTTACGTGCTGGCCTGCGAAGTCACACCGGGCGGCAGCGGGAAAGCGCCGCAATGA
- the aceA gene encoding isocitrate lyase has protein sequence MNLTREQQIAALEKDWAENPRWKGIKRGYSAADVVRLRGSFQVENTLARRGAEKLWSLVNNEPYVNCLGALTGGQAMQQVKAGIKAIYLSGWQVAADNNEYAAMYPDQSLYPVDSVPKVVERINNAFTRADEIQWSKGVNPGDAGYIDYHAPIVADAEAGFGGVLNAFELMKAMIRSGAAGVHWEDQLASVKKCGHMGGKVLVPTQEAVQKLIAARMAADVYGVPTLVIARTDAEAADLLTSDYDENDKPFLTGERTAEGFYKTKKGLDQAISRAIAYAHYADLVWCETGTPDLEFARKFAEAVHKVHPGKMLAYNCSPSFNWKKNLDDATIAKFQRELGAMGYKYQFITLAGIHNMWYNMFDLAQDYVARGMSAYVEKVQEPEFAARERGYTFVSHQQEVGTGYFDEVTTVIQGGKSSVTALTGSTEEEQFH, from the coding sequence ATGAACCTGACTCGCGAACAGCAAATTGCCGCCCTCGAAAAAGACTGGGCCGAAAATCCCCGCTGGAAAGGCATCAAGCGCGGCTATTCCGCTGCTGATGTCGTCCGCCTGCGTGGTTCCTTCCAGGTCGAGAACACCCTGGCCCGCCGCGGCGCCGAAAAGCTGTGGAGCCTGGTGAACAACGAGCCCTACGTGAACTGTCTGGGCGCGCTGACCGGTGGTCAGGCCATGCAGCAGGTCAAGGCCGGCATCAAGGCCATCTATCTGTCCGGCTGGCAGGTTGCCGCCGACAACAACGAATACGCTGCCATGTACCCGGATCAGTCCCTGTACCCGGTTGATTCGGTGCCGAAGGTCGTGGAGCGCATCAACAACGCCTTCACCCGTGCCGATGAAATCCAGTGGTCCAAGGGTGTAAACCCGGGCGATGCCGGCTACATCGACTACCACGCACCGATCGTGGCTGACGCCGAAGCAGGTTTCGGCGGCGTGCTCAACGCCTTCGAACTGATGAAGGCCATGATCCGCTCCGGCGCTGCCGGCGTGCACTGGGAAGACCAGCTGGCTTCCGTGAAGAAGTGCGGCCACATGGGTGGCAAGGTGCTGGTCCCGACCCAGGAAGCCGTGCAGAAGCTGATCGCTGCCCGTATGGCTGCCGACGTCTATGGCGTGCCGACGCTGGTGATCGCCCGTACCGATGCTGAAGCAGCCGACCTGCTGACGTCCGACTACGACGAGAACGACAAGCCCTTCCTGACCGGTGAGCGCACTGCTGAAGGCTTCTACAAGACCAAGAAGGGTCTTGACCAGGCCATCTCCCGCGCCATCGCCTACGCTCACTACGCCGACCTGGTGTGGTGCGAGACGGGCACGCCGGATCTGGAATTTGCCCGCAAGTTCGCTGAAGCCGTGCATAAGGTCCACCCGGGCAAGATGCTGGCCTACAACTGCTCGCCGTCCTTCAACTGGAAGAAGAACCTGGACGATGCCACCATCGCCAAGTTCCAGCGCGAACTCGGCGCCATGGGCTACAAGTACCAGTTCATCACTTTGGCTGGTATTCACAACATGTGGTACAACATGTTCGACCTCGCCCAGGACTACGTCGCACGCGGCATGTCGGCTTACGTCGAGAAGGTGCAGGAACCGGAATTCGCTGCTCGCGAGCGTGGTTACACCTTCGTGTCGCACCAGCAGGAAGTCGGCACCGGCTACTTCGACGAAGTGACCACCGTCATCCAGGGCGGCAAGTCCAGCGTAACCGCTCTGACGGGTTCCACCGAAGAAGAGCAGTTCCACTAA
- the rpmG gene encoding 50S ribosomal protein L33, protein MAKGIREKIKLESTAGTGHFYTTSKNKRTTPQKLEFNKYDPVARKHVPYKEIKLK, encoded by the coding sequence ATGGCAAAAGGCATCCGCGAAAAGATCAAGCTGGAATCAACCGCCGGCACGGGTCATTTCTACACCACGTCGAAGAACAAGCGCACCACCCCGCAGAAGCTCGAATTCAACAAGTACGACCCGGTCGCGCGCAAGCACGTCCCGTACAAGGAAATCAAGCTGAAGTAA
- a CDS encoding Spy/CpxP family protein refolding chaperone: MKTWIKTSIAAAIIATSAIGASAIARGGDCDGMGMSDGRQGMQQMSPEKMKARMAQRGEVQAAKLELALALTPAQKPAWDEFKAVLKDRGERMASHMMARNAEDRPVTVLDRMAKMEEMSKLRQTEMAEMRKAVEVFYAQLSDAQKTVFDAEFDRMGGRHGGGHHKMGSGKQDGKGTGRN, encoded by the coding sequence ATGAAAACCTGGATCAAGACTTCAATCGCCGCAGCAATCATCGCCACCTCTGCAATTGGCGCTTCGGCCATTGCGCGTGGAGGTGACTGCGATGGCATGGGCATGAGTGACGGCAGGCAGGGCATGCAGCAGATGAGTCCTGAAAAGATGAAGGCGCGGATGGCGCAGCGTGGTGAAGTCCAGGCCGCCAAGCTTGAACTGGCGCTGGCGTTGACACCCGCTCAGAAGCCGGCATGGGATGAGTTCAAGGCTGTGCTGAAGGATCGCGGCGAGCGCATGGCGTCGCACATGATGGCCCGCAACGCGGAGGATCGCCCGGTGACCGTCCTTGATCGCATGGCGAAAATGGAGGAAATGAGCAAACTGCGTCAAACCGAGATGGCCGAGATGCGCAAGGCAGTGGAAGTCTTCTATGCGCAGTTGTCCGATGCGCAGAAAACGGTCTTCGATGCCGAGTTTGATCGTATGGGCGGTCGTCACGGCGGCGGGCACCACAAGATGGGATCGGGCAAGCAAGACGGCAAGGGCACCGGCCGTAACTGA
- the dut gene encoding dUTP diphosphatase: MQRIDVKLLDARLKGHPPAYATQGAAGLDLRACLDAPILLHPGETTLVPSGLAIHLADPGLAAMVLPRSGLGHKHGIVLGNLVGLIDSDYQGQIFVSVWNRGRDVFTIQPMERIAQLVVVPVVQVGFNVVDDFASSERGAGGFGSTGKH, translated from the coding sequence ATGCAACGCATTGATGTGAAGTTGCTCGATGCCCGCCTCAAGGGCCATCCCCCTGCGTACGCCACCCAAGGTGCGGCCGGGCTTGATCTGCGCGCTTGCCTCGACGCGCCGATTCTGCTGCATCCGGGCGAAACGACGCTGGTGCCCAGTGGCCTCGCCATTCACCTCGCCGATCCCGGGCTCGCGGCGATGGTACTGCCGCGTTCAGGCCTCGGGCACAAGCATGGCATCGTGCTGGGCAACCTTGTGGGCCTGATCGACTCCGACTACCAGGGGCAGATTTTCGTCTCCGTTTGGAACCGCGGCCGCGACGTGTTCACCATTCAGCCGATGGAGCGCATCGCGCAACTGGTGGTCGTGCCTGTGGTGCAGGTGGGCTTCAACGTCGTTGACGATTTTGCGTCCAGCGAGCGCGGGGCGGGTGGTTTCGGCAGTACCGGAAAGCATTGA
- the rraA gene encoding ribonuclease E activity regulator RraA, whose translation MPIQTADLCDAHEDKVSVLAPMFRSFGGCSAFGGAISTLKLFEDNSLVRKTLESAGNGRVLVVDGGGSMRCALVGDQLAELGVKNGWAGILVYGCIRDSKAIGEMNLGVFALGTHPRKTVKRNTGELDLAVTFGGVTFTPGHYVYADEDGVIVSATPLI comes from the coding sequence ATGCCTATTCAGACAGCCGATCTTTGCGACGCCCACGAAGACAAGGTCAGCGTGCTTGCACCGATGTTCCGCAGTTTCGGTGGCTGCAGCGCCTTCGGTGGCGCCATCAGCACGCTCAAGCTGTTCGAGGACAACTCACTTGTGCGCAAGACGCTCGAGTCTGCCGGCAACGGTCGTGTCCTGGTCGTCGACGGCGGCGGCTCAATGCGCTGCGCACTGGTCGGCGACCAGCTGGCCGAACTCGGCGTGAAGAACGGCTGGGCCGGCATCCTCGTCTACGGCTGCATCCGTGACTCGAAAGCCATCGGGGAGATGAATCTGGGCGTTTTCGCGCTCGGCACCCATCCACGCAAGACCGTCAAGCGCAATACGGGCGAGCTCGACCTTGCGGTTACCTTCGGCGGCGTCACCTTTACGCCCGGACACTATGTCTATGCGGACGAAGACGGCGTGATCGTCTCCGCCACACCGCTGATCTGA
- a CDS encoding cold-shock protein — protein sequence MATGTVKWFNDSKGFGFITPDDGSDDLFAHFSAITMSGFKTLKEGEKVSFDVTQGPKGKQASNIQSA from the coding sequence ATGGCAACTGGCACTGTTAAGTGGTTCAACGATTCCAAAGGTTTTGGTTTTATTACGCCTGATGATGGTAGCGACGATCTGTTCGCGCACTTCTCCGCCATCACCATGAGCGGTTTCAAGACCCTGAAGGAAGGCGAAAAGGTTTCGTTCGACGTGACCCAGGGTCCGAAGGGCAAGCAGGCTTCGAACATTCAGAGCGCCTGA
- the coaBC gene encoding bifunctional phosphopantothenoylcysteine decarboxylase/phosphopantothenate--cysteine ligase CoaBC produces the protein MNELQGRKLVLGVTGGVAAYKAAELVRLLVKAGADVHVVLTEGGARFVTAVTYQALSGNPVWTDLWDARMDNNMAHIDLSRDADAVLVAPATADCLARLAQGRADDLLTTLCLARDIPLLVAPAMNRQMWEHPATQRNAATLAGDGVTVIGPAAGEQACGEVGMGRMLEPEEILEAVIAFFTPKRLAGRKVVLTAGPTFEAVDPVRAITNTSSGKMGYALATACARAGAEVVLVSGPVALTAPAGVLRVDVRSALEMRAAVFDALPAADVFIGVAAVADYRPLQAAEHKIKKSGDTMRIELTPNPDILAEVASRPDAPFCVGFAAESRDLDAYAEGKRKAKKLPMLVGNLVSDGMGGDDNTIVLYDERGRHPLPRAAKSVLAQEIVEHLANLLAPAGREHN, from the coding sequence ATGAATGAACTGCAGGGCAGGAAACTTGTTCTCGGCGTCACCGGAGGCGTCGCGGCCTACAAGGCGGCTGAGTTGGTTCGGCTTCTGGTAAAGGCGGGCGCCGATGTTCATGTCGTACTCACAGAGGGGGGCGCGCGTTTCGTTACCGCGGTGACCTACCAGGCGCTGTCGGGCAATCCGGTGTGGACGGATCTGTGGGATGCGCGCATGGATAACAACATGGCCCACATCGACCTCAGTCGCGATGCCGACGCAGTGCTCGTTGCACCTGCCACCGCCGACTGTCTTGCGCGGCTTGCGCAGGGCCGGGCCGATGACCTGCTGACCACCCTGTGCCTCGCGCGCGACATCCCGCTGCTGGTGGCGCCTGCGATGAATCGTCAGATGTGGGAGCACCCCGCGACGCAGCGCAACGCAGCAACACTGGCTGGCGACGGGGTGACGGTCATCGGGCCTGCGGCCGGCGAGCAGGCGTGCGGCGAGGTCGGGATGGGGCGGATGCTCGAACCCGAGGAGATCCTGGAGGCGGTGATCGCCTTCTTCACGCCGAAGCGTCTTGCAGGGCGCAAGGTGGTGCTGACAGCGGGGCCGACCTTCGAGGCCGTGGATCCGGTGCGCGCGATCACCAATACCAGTTCCGGAAAGATGGGCTATGCCCTCGCCACGGCATGTGCGCGGGCCGGCGCCGAGGTGGTGCTGGTGAGTGGCCCGGTGGCGCTGACTGCGCCGGCCGGGGTGCTTCGGGTCGATGTGCGCAGTGCGCTCGAGATGCGTGCGGCCGTATTTGATGCGCTGCCTGCGGCCGACGTCTTTATCGGGGTGGCGGCGGTGGCGGACTACCGGCCGCTGCAGGCTGCGGAGCACAAGATCAAGAAGTCGGGCGATACAATGCGCATCGAGTTGACGCCCAATCCCGACATTCTCGCTGAAGTAGCGTCGCGCCCCGATGCGCCGTTCTGTGTCGGTTTTGCGGCTGAAAGCCGCGATCTCGATGCCTACGCCGAAGGCAAGCGCAAGGCCAAGAAGCTGCCGATGCTGGTGGGCAATCTGGTGTCCGACGGCATGGGCGGAGACGACAACACCATTGTTCTCTACGACGAGCGTGGTCGCCATCCGCTGCCGCGCGCGGCCAAGTCGGTGCTGGCACAAGAGATTGTCGAGCATCTGGCGAATCTGCTCGCGCCCGCAGGGCGAGAGCACAACTGA